A single genomic interval of Streptomyces sp. NBC_00663 harbors:
- the nuoN gene encoding NADH-quinone oxidoreductase subunit NuoN translates to MSATAVHSLWTTAADPISKIETPKIEYGQLSPTLIVVGAAIIGVLVEAFVPRKQRYYAQVFLSAVALTAAFAAVVALSADGYATTKAGIVAMGAIAVDGPALFLQGTILLAGLVGLFTFAERRLDPEAHGNRVDSFAAQAASVPGSDSEKAAVKAGFTTTEVFPLLLFAVAGMLIFPAANDLLTLFVALEVFSLPLYLMCALARRKRLMSQEAAVKYFLLGAFASAFTLFGIALLYGYAGSVSYAAIAQVVDGTVTNVDPALADTMGNDALLLVGAAMIVMGLLFKVGAVPFHMWTPDVYQGAPTPVTGFMAAATKVAAFGALLRILYVVLPGLRWDWRPVMWGVAIITMLGGAIVAITQTDIKRLLAYSSIAHAGFILAGVIATTPDGVSSVLFYLAAYSFVTIGAFAVVTLVRDAGGEATHLSKWAGLGRRSPLVAAVFAVFLLAFAGIPLTSGFAGKFAVFKAAAEGGAAPLVVVGVISSAIAAFFYIRVIVLMFFSEPRPEGPTVAVPSPLTMTAIGVGVAVTLVLGVAPQYFLDLANQAGVFVR, encoded by the coding sequence GTGAGCGCAACAGCCGTCCACAGCCTGTGGACAACCGCGGCCGATCCGATCTCGAAGATCGAAACGCCGAAGATCGAATACGGACAATTGTCGCCCACGCTGATCGTCGTCGGTGCGGCGATCATCGGGGTGCTCGTCGAGGCGTTCGTCCCGCGCAAGCAGCGGTACTACGCCCAGGTGTTCCTGTCCGCCGTAGCGCTGACCGCCGCCTTCGCCGCGGTCGTCGCCCTCTCGGCCGACGGATACGCCACCACCAAGGCCGGCATCGTGGCGATGGGTGCCATCGCCGTCGACGGGCCCGCACTCTTCCTCCAGGGCACGATCCTGCTGGCGGGCCTGGTGGGCCTGTTCACCTTCGCCGAACGGCGGCTCGACCCCGAGGCGCACGGCAACCGGGTCGACTCGTTCGCCGCGCAGGCCGCCTCCGTGCCGGGCAGCGACAGCGAGAAGGCGGCCGTCAAGGCCGGGTTCACCACCACCGAGGTGTTCCCGCTGCTGCTCTTCGCCGTCGCCGGCATGCTGATCTTCCCCGCGGCCAACGACCTGCTGACGCTGTTCGTGGCCCTGGAGGTCTTCTCCCTGCCGCTGTACCTGATGTGCGCCCTGGCCCGCCGCAAGCGGCTCATGTCGCAGGAGGCCGCGGTCAAGTACTTCCTGCTCGGCGCGTTCGCCTCGGCGTTCACCCTGTTCGGCATCGCGCTGCTCTACGGGTACGCGGGCTCGGTGTCGTACGCCGCGATCGCGCAGGTCGTCGACGGCACGGTGACGAACGTCGACCCGGCGCTCGCGGACACCATGGGCAACGACGCGCTGCTGCTGGTCGGCGCCGCGATGATCGTGATGGGCCTGCTGTTCAAGGTCGGCGCGGTGCCGTTCCACATGTGGACGCCGGACGTCTACCAGGGCGCGCCGACCCCGGTGACCGGCTTCATGGCGGCGGCGACCAAGGTGGCCGCGTTCGGCGCCCTGCTGAGGATCCTGTACGTCGTCCTTCCCGGCCTGCGCTGGGACTGGCGGCCGGTCATGTGGGGCGTCGCCATCATCACCATGCTGGGCGGCGCGATCGTCGCGATCACGCAGACCGACATCAAGCGGCTGCTGGCGTACTCGTCGATCGCGCACGCGGGCTTCATCCTCGCGGGCGTCATCGCGACCACGCCGGACGGGGTGTCGTCCGTCCTCTTCTACCTGGCCGCCTACTCGTTCGTGACGATCGGCGCGTTCGCGGTGGTGACCCTGGTCCGCGACGCCGGCGGCGAGGCCACGCACCTGTCCAAGTGGGCCGGGCTCGGCCGCCGTTCACCGCTGGTCGCGGCCGTGTTCGCGGTGTTCCTGCTGGCCTTCGCGGGCATCCCGCTGACCTCCGGGTTCGCCGGGAAGTTCGCCGTGTTCAAGGCGGCGGCGGAGGGCGGCGCGGCACCGCTGGTCGTGGTCGGTGTGATCTCGTCGGCGATCGCGGCGTTCTTCTACATCCGCGTCATCGTGCTGATGTTCTTCAGCGAGCCGCGGCCCGAGGGGCCCACGGTCGCCGTGCCGTCGCCGCTGACGATGACGGCGATCGGGGTCGGCGTGGCGGTCACGCTGGTGCTGGGTGTGGCGCCGCAGTACTTCCTGGACCTGGCCAACCAGGCGGGAGTGTTCGTGCGCTGA
- a CDS encoding NADH-quinone oxidoreductase subunit M, with translation MSFPLLTATAALPAIGAVVTAAVPAARRTAAKWLALLVSLATLALAIIVLVRFDPDGDRYQLTESHSWIADFGVRYELGVDGIGVALLALTALLIPFIILAGWHDADPLETGSKRWRPTQGFFALILAVEAMVIISFEATDVFLFYIFFEAMLIPMYFLIGGFGDRAHEHGEEAASTQRSYAAVKFLLYNLVGGLIMLAAVIGLYVVAGNFSLQEIAEARANGSLDMATNTERWLFLGFFFAFAVKAPLWPLHTWLPNAMGEATAPVAVLITAVVDKVGTFAMLRFCLQLFPEASKWATPAILVLAVISIVYGALLAVGQRDIKRLVAYASISHFGFIIMGIFAMTSQGQSGATLYMVNHGISTAALMLVAGFLISRRGSRLIADYGGVQKVAPVLAGTFLIGGLATLSLPGLAPFVSEFLVLVGTFSRYPAIGIIATFGIVLAALYTLVLYQRTMTGPVKAEVSTMPDLRVRELVVVAPLIVLLIFLGVYPKPVTDIVNPAVKSTLSDVQKKDPQPEVEAAK, from the coding sequence ATGTCCTTTCCTCTGCTGACAGCGACGGCGGCGCTCCCCGCGATCGGAGCGGTCGTCACGGCCGCCGTACCGGCCGCGCGGCGCACCGCCGCCAAGTGGCTGGCGCTGCTTGTCTCGCTCGCCACTCTCGCCCTCGCGATCATCGTCCTGGTCCGTTTCGACCCGGACGGCGACCGTTACCAGCTCACCGAATCCCATTCCTGGATCGCGGACTTCGGGGTCCGCTACGAACTGGGTGTGGACGGCATCGGGGTGGCGCTCCTCGCGCTCACCGCCCTGCTGATCCCGTTCATCATCCTCGCGGGCTGGCACGACGCCGACCCGCTGGAGACCGGCAGCAAGCGGTGGCGGCCGACGCAGGGCTTCTTCGCCCTGATCCTGGCCGTCGAGGCGATGGTGATCATCTCCTTCGAGGCCACCGACGTCTTCCTCTTCTACATCTTCTTCGAAGCCATGCTCATCCCGATGTACTTCCTCATCGGCGGCTTCGGGGACCGGGCCCACGAGCACGGAGAAGAGGCGGCGTCGACGCAACGGTCGTACGCCGCGGTGAAGTTCCTGCTCTACAACCTGGTCGGCGGCCTCATCATGCTGGCCGCGGTGATCGGCCTCTACGTGGTCGCCGGGAACTTCAGCCTCCAGGAGATCGCCGAGGCGCGGGCCAACGGTTCGCTCGACATGGCGACCAACACCGAGCGCTGGCTGTTCCTCGGTTTCTTCTTCGCCTTCGCGGTGAAGGCCCCGCTGTGGCCGCTGCACACCTGGCTGCCGAACGCGATGGGCGAGGCCACGGCCCCGGTCGCCGTACTGATCACGGCGGTCGTCGACAAGGTCGGCACCTTCGCGATGCTCCGCTTCTGCCTCCAGCTCTTCCCGGAGGCGTCGAAGTGGGCGACGCCCGCGATCCTCGTCCTCGCCGTCATCAGCATCGTCTACGGGGCGCTGCTCGCGGTCGGCCAGCGGGACATCAAGCGGCTGGTGGCGTACGCGTCGATCTCGCACTTCGGCTTCATCATCATGGGCATCTTCGCGATGACCAGCCAGGGCCAGTCCGGCGCGACGCTCTACATGGTCAACCACGGTATTTCCACGGCCGCGTTGATGCTGGTCGCGGGCTTCCTGATCTCGCGGCGCGGCTCGCGGCTCATCGCCGACTACGGCGGTGTGCAGAAGGTCGCCCCGGTGCTCGCCGGCACGTTCCTGATCGGTGGCCTCGCGACGCTGTCGCTGCCCGGACTCGCCCCGTTCGTCAGTGAGTTCCTGGTGCTGGTCGGCACGTTCTCGCGCTATCCGGCGATCGGCATCATCGCCACCTTCGGCATCGTGCTCGCCGCGCTCTACACCCTCGTCCTCTACCAGCGGACGATGACGGGCCCGGTGAAGGCGGAGGTGTCCACGATGCCGGACCTCAGGGTCCGGGAACTCGTGGTGGTCGCGCCGCTGATCGTTCTGCTGATCTTCCTCGGTGTCTATCCGAAGCCGGTCACGGACATCGTCAACCCGGCGGTCAAGTCGACCTTGTCCGACGTACAGAAGAAGGACCCCCAGCCCGAGGTGGAGGCGGCCAAGTGA
- the nuoL gene encoding NADH-quinone oxidoreductase subunit L: MENLIALLVAAPLLGAAVLLCGGRRLDAVGHWIGTALAAVSFALGVVLFADLLGKNAEHRTLTSHLFSWVPVEGFQADVAFRLDQLSMTFVLLITGVGSLIHLYSVGYMEHDERRRRFFGYLNLFLAAMLILVLADNYLLLYVGWEGVGLASYLLIGFWQHKPSAATAAKKAFLVNRVGDMGLSIAIMLMFTTFGTFAFGPVLGSHEDPGLVTGASEATLTGIALMLLLAACGKSAQVPLQSWLGDAMEGPTPVSALIHAATMVTAGVYLIVRSANIFNLAPDAQLVVTVVGAVTLLFGAIVGCAKDDIKKALAGSTMSQIGYMVLAAGLGPIGYVFAIMHLVTHGFFKAGLFLGAGSVMHGMNDEVDMRKYGGLRKYMPVTFVTFGLGYLAIIGFPGLSGFFSKDKIIEAAFAKGGTEGWILGACALLGAAITAYYMTRVMLMTFFGEERWKNQPTRSPEAPSAEPAAEHHGEHAEPHPHESPRSMTIPMIVLAFGSVFAGGIFGIGDRFLHWLEPITGHDHGDAPISAGTVTAATVAVMVVGVALAYMQYGRRPVPVVAPRGSLLTRAARRDLLQDDFNHVVLVRGGEHLTRSLVYVDHTLVDGVVNGTAASVGGLSGRLRRLQNGFARSYAVSMFGGAAVLIAATLLMRAV; encoded by the coding sequence GTGGAGAACCTGATTGCGCTGCTGGTGGCGGCGCCATTGCTCGGAGCGGCCGTACTGCTGTGCGGTGGCCGGCGCCTCGACGCCGTCGGCCACTGGATCGGCACGGCCCTGGCGGCCGTCTCCTTCGCCCTCGGCGTCGTCCTCTTCGCCGACCTGCTCGGCAAGAACGCCGAACACCGGACCCTGACGAGCCACCTGTTCAGCTGGGTCCCGGTCGAGGGCTTCCAGGCGGACGTCGCCTTCCGCCTCGACCAGCTGTCGATGACGTTCGTGCTGCTGATCACCGGCGTCGGCTCGCTGATCCACCTGTACTCCGTCGGGTACATGGAGCACGACGAGCGGCGCCGCCGCTTCTTCGGCTATCTGAACCTGTTCCTCGCGGCGATGCTGATCCTCGTCCTCGCCGACAACTACCTTCTGCTGTACGTCGGCTGGGAGGGCGTGGGTCTCGCGTCCTACCTGCTCATCGGCTTCTGGCAGCACAAGCCCAGCGCCGCCACCGCCGCGAAGAAGGCCTTCCTGGTCAACCGCGTCGGCGACATGGGCCTGTCCATCGCCATCATGCTGATGTTCACGACGTTCGGGACGTTCGCCTTCGGCCCGGTCCTCGGCAGCCACGAGGACCCCGGCCTCGTCACCGGCGCCTCCGAGGCCACGCTCACCGGCATCGCGCTGATGCTGCTCCTCGCCGCCTGCGGCAAGTCCGCCCAGGTGCCGTTGCAGTCCTGGCTCGGGGACGCGATGGAGGGCCCGACCCCGGTCTCGGCCCTCATCCACGCCGCGACGATGGTGACCGCGGGCGTCTACCTGATCGTCCGCTCCGCCAACATCTTCAACCTCGCCCCGGACGCCCAGCTCGTCGTCACCGTCGTCGGTGCCGTCACGCTCCTGTTCGGTGCGATCGTCGGTTGCGCGAAGGACGACATCAAGAAGGCGCTGGCCGGCTCGACCATGTCGCAGATCGGCTACATGGTCCTCGCCGCGGGCCTCGGCCCCATCGGCTACGTCTTCGCGATCATGCACCTGGTGACGCACGGCTTCTTCAAGGCCGGGCTGTTCCTCGGCGCCGGCTCGGTCATGCATGGCATGAACGACGAGGTCGACATGCGCAAGTACGGCGGCCTCAGGAAGTACATGCCGGTCACCTTCGTGACGTTCGGCCTCGGCTACCTCGCCATCATCGGCTTCCCGGGGCTGTCCGGCTTCTTCTCCAAGGACAAGATCATCGAGGCGGCGTTCGCCAAGGGCGGCACCGAGGGCTGGATCCTCGGCGCCTGCGCCCTGCTGGGCGCGGCCATCACGGCGTACTACATGACGCGCGTGATGCTGATGACGTTCTTCGGAGAAGAACGGTGGAAGAACCAGCCGACCCGCTCCCCGGAGGCGCCCAGCGCGGAGCCCGCCGCCGAGCACCACGGTGAGCACGCCGAGCCGCACCCCCACGAGTCGCCCAGGTCCATGACGATCCCCATGATCGTGCTGGCCTTCGGCTCGGTCTTCGCGGGCGGCATCTTCGGTATCGGCGACCGCTTCCTGCACTGGCTGGAGCCCATCACCGGGCACGACCACGGAGACGCGCCGATCAGCGCGGGCACGGTCACGGCGGCCACGGTGGCCGTCATGGTCGTCGGCGTGGCGCTCGCGTACATGCAGTACGGCCGCCGTCCGGTCCCGGTCGTCGCCCCGCGCGGGTCGTTGCTCACCCGCGCGGCCCGGCGCGACCTGCTCCAGGACGACTTCAACCACGTGGTCCTGGTCCGCGGCGGCGAGCACCTCACGCGGTCCCTGGTCTACGTCGACCACACCCTGGTCGACGGAGTCGTCAACGGCACGGCGGCCTCGGTCGGCGGCCTCTCCGGACGGCTGCGCCGACTCCAGAACGGCTTCGCGCGGTCGTACGCGGTCTCGATGTTCGGCGGTGCGGCAGTGCTGATCGCCGCGACCCTGCTGATGAGGGCGGTCTGA
- the nuoK gene encoding NADH-quinone oxidoreductase subunit NuoK — protein sequence MNPVNYLYLAALLFTIGATGVLIRRNAIVVFMCIELMLNACNLAFVAFSRMHGNLDGQIIAFFTMVVAAAEVVVGLAIIVSLFRSRHSASVDDASLMKL from the coding sequence GTGAACCCCGTCAACTACCTCTACCTCGCGGCCCTGTTGTTCACGATCGGCGCCACCGGCGTACTGATCAGGCGCAACGCGATCGTCGTCTTCATGTGCATCGAGCTCATGCTCAACGCCTGCAACCTCGCGTTCGTCGCCTTCTCCCGGATGCACGGCAACCTCGACGGCCAGATCATCGCGTTCTTCACGATGGTCGTCGCCGCCGCGGAGGTCGTGGTCGGGCTCGCGATCATCGTGTCCCTGTTCCGTTCCCGCCACTCGGCCTCGGTCGACGACGCCAGCCTGATGAAGCTCTGA
- a CDS encoding NADH-quinone oxidoreductase subunit J encodes MSDLAAYSTSTGEAFQFWVLGTVAVIGALCTVFMKKAVHSALCLAGTMIILAVFYLANGAYFLGIVQIVVYTGAIMMLFLFVVMLVGVTAADSLKETIKGQRWLALLSGLGFGILLFAGIGNASLKQFNGLAQANANGNVEGLATLIFTKYVFAFEITGALLITAAVGAMVLTHRERTERALTQREMAEQRVREGKHVPPLPAPGVYARHNAVDIAGLLPDGTPSELTVSKTLRERGQIRDVSAEALNDLKALEQRAEERLERTAVEPANLKRAEEASK; translated from the coding sequence ATGAGCGATCTCGCCGCCTACTCCACCTCCACCGGCGAGGCCTTCCAGTTCTGGGTGCTCGGCACCGTCGCCGTGATCGGCGCCCTGTGCACCGTCTTCATGAAGAAGGCCGTGCACAGCGCGCTCTGTCTCGCCGGCACCATGATCATCCTGGCGGTCTTCTACCTCGCCAACGGCGCCTACTTCCTGGGCATCGTGCAGATCGTCGTCTACACCGGCGCGATCATGATGCTGTTCCTGTTCGTGGTCATGCTCGTCGGCGTCACGGCCGCGGACTCCCTGAAGGAGACCATCAAGGGCCAGCGCTGGCTGGCCCTTCTCAGTGGCCTCGGCTTCGGCATCCTGCTGTTCGCGGGGATCGGGAACGCCTCCCTGAAGCAGTTCAACGGCCTCGCGCAGGCGAACGCCAACGGCAACGTGGAGGGCCTCGCGACCCTCATCTTCACCAAGTACGTCTTCGCCTTCGAGATCACCGGCGCCCTGCTGATCACGGCCGCCGTCGGCGCCATGGTGCTCACCCACCGCGAGCGCACCGAACGCGCCCTGACCCAGCGCGAGATGGCCGAACAGCGTGTCCGCGAGGGCAAGCACGTACCGCCGCTGCCGGCCCCCGGCGTGTACGCCCGGCACAACGCCGTGGACATCGCGGGCCTGCTGCCCGACGGCACCCCGTCCGAGCTCACGGTGAGCAAGACGCTGCGCGAGCGCGGCCAGATCCGGGACGTGTCGGCCGAGGCCCTCAACGACCTCAAGGCGCTGGAGCAGCGAGCCGAGGAGCGCCTGGAGCGCACCGCGGTCGAGCCGGCCAACCTCAAGCGGGCCGAGGAGGCGTCGAAGTGA
- the nuoI gene encoding NADH-quinone oxidoreductase subunit NuoI, with product MAEEPKETKPGFMNPVAGFGVTFKAMFKKRLTEQYPEQEKTTAPRFHGRHQLNRHPDGLEKCVGCELCAWACPADAIYVEGADNTDEERYSPGERYGRVYQINYARCILCGLCIEACPTRALTMTNEFELADSSRANLIYTKEQLLAGLEDGMVDSPHAIYPGTDEQDYYRGLVTEAAPGTVQQVAVSKGEKPDEEEATA from the coding sequence ATGGCTGAGGAGCCCAAGGAGACCAAGCCCGGTTTCATGAACCCCGTCGCCGGCTTCGGCGTGACCTTCAAGGCCATGTTCAAGAAGCGGCTGACCGAGCAGTACCCGGAGCAGGAGAAGACCACCGCTCCCCGTTTCCACGGACGGCACCAGCTCAACCGCCATCCGGACGGCCTGGAGAAGTGCGTCGGCTGCGAGCTGTGCGCCTGGGCCTGCCCCGCCGACGCCATCTATGTGGAGGGCGCCGACAACACCGACGAGGAGCGCTACTCGCCGGGCGAGCGGTACGGCCGCGTCTACCAGATCAACTACGCCCGCTGCATCCTGTGCGGCCTGTGCATCGAGGCGTGCCCCACGCGCGCGTTGACGATGACGAACGAGTTCGAGCTCGCCGACTCCAGCCGCGCGAACCTGATCTACACCAAGGAGCAGCTGCTCGCCGGTCTCGAAGACGGCATGGTCGACTCGCCCCACGCGATCTACCCGGGGACGGACGAGCAGGACTACTACCGGGGCCTGGTGACCGAGGCCGCCCCGGGCACGGTCCAGCAAGTCGCCGTCTCCAAGGGTGAGAAGCCCGATGAAGAGGAGGCGACGGCATGA
- the nuoH gene encoding NADH-quinone oxidoreductase subunit NuoH, translating into MSPYLAAEDLSMFGTDPWWLVVVKAVFCFAFLMVTVLFSIVWERKVVAWMQLRIGPNRHGPWGMLQSLADGVKLMLKEDVIVKRADKVVYVLAPIVAAIPAFMAIAVIPFGPAGNEISIFGQRTTMQLTDLPIAMLYILAVASVGIYGIVLAGWSSGSTYPLLGGLRSCAQMISYEIAMGAAFASVFLYSGSMSTSAIVEAQQDRWYVILLPVSFIIYIITMVGETNRAPFDMPESEGDLVGGFNTEYSSIKFALFMLAEYVNMVTVSAVSVTLFLGGWRAPWPVSTFWEGANHGWWPLLWFVIKVQLLLFFFIWLRGTLPRVRYDQLMKLGWKVLIPVSVVWLMLVATVRTLRNENYDFADIALYIGGGVLVLLLLSFVADMFRGKPQDAEEPAAAVGFDPMAGGFPVPPLPGQESPAVPRRRSRQERELIVSGGVNTQSDDGSRDGKEASDG; encoded by the coding sequence ATGAGCCCGTACCTCGCGGCGGAAGACCTCTCGATGTTCGGCACCGACCCCTGGTGGCTGGTCGTCGTCAAGGCCGTCTTCTGCTTCGCGTTCCTGATGGTGACCGTGCTGTTCTCCATCGTCTGGGAGCGCAAGGTCGTCGCCTGGATGCAGCTGCGCATCGGCCCCAACCGGCACGGCCCCTGGGGCATGCTCCAGTCGCTCGCCGACGGCGTGAAGCTGATGCTGAAGGAAGACGTCATCGTCAAACGCGCGGACAAGGTCGTCTACGTCCTCGCACCGATCGTCGCGGCCATCCCGGCCTTCATGGCGATCGCGGTGATCCCCTTCGGCCCGGCCGGCAACGAGATCTCGATCTTCGGCCAGCGCACCACGATGCAGCTCACCGACCTGCCGATCGCGATGCTCTACATCCTCGCGGTCGCCTCGGTCGGCATCTACGGCATCGTGCTCGCCGGCTGGAGCTCCGGATCGACCTACCCGCTCCTCGGCGGCCTGCGCTCCTGCGCGCAGATGATCTCGTACGAGATCGCCATGGGCGCCGCGTTCGCCTCCGTGTTCCTCTACTCGGGGTCGATGTCGACCTCGGCGATCGTCGAGGCCCAGCAGGACCGCTGGTACGTCATCCTGCTGCCGGTCTCCTTCATCATCTACATCATCACGATGGTCGGCGAGACCAACCGCGCCCCCTTCGACATGCCGGAGTCCGAGGGCGACCTCGTCGGTGGCTTCAACACCGAGTACTCGTCGATCAAGTTCGCGCTGTTCATGCTCGCCGAGTACGTGAACATGGTGACGGTCTCGGCGGTGTCCGTGACCCTCTTCCTCGGCGGCTGGCGGGCCCCCTGGCCGGTCAGCACCTTCTGGGAGGGCGCCAACCACGGCTGGTGGCCGCTGCTCTGGTTCGTCATCAAGGTCCAGCTGCTGCTGTTCTTCTTCATCTGGCTGCGCGGCACGCTCCCTCGCGTCCGCTACGACCAGCTGATGAAGCTCGGCTGGAAGGTCCTCATCCCGGTCTCCGTCGTCTGGCTGATGCTCGTCGCGACCGTACGGACCCTGCGCAACGAGAACTACGACTTCGCCGACATCGCCCTCTACATCGGCGGCGGCGTCCTGGTCCTGCTGCTGCTCTCCTTCGTCGCGGACATGTTCCGTGGCAAGCCCCAGGACGCGGAGGAGCCCGCTGCGGCCGTCGGTTTCGACCCGATGGCCGGCGGATTCCCCGTACCGCCGCTGCCCGGACAAGAGTCGCCGGCCGTGCCGAGGCGTCGTTCGCGGCAGGAGCGGGAGCTGATTGTCAGTGGTGGAGTGAATACTCAGAGTGACGACGGATCTCGGGATGGAAAGGAGGCGTCCGATGGCTGA
- a CDS encoding NADH-quinone oxidoreductase subunit G — MTVTTNAPSGGGEAAVPPEDLVSLTIDGAEISVPKGTLVIRAAEQLGIEIPRFCDHPLLDPAGACRQCIVEVEGQRKPMASCTITCTDGMVVKTHLTSPAAEKAQHGVMELLLINHPLDCPVCDKGGECPLQNQAMSHGQSESRFEGKKRTYEKPVPISTQVLLDRERCVLCARCTRFSNQVAGDPMIELVERGALQQVGTGEGDPFESYFSGNTIQICPVGALTSAAYRFRSRPFDLVSSPSVCEHCSGGCATRTDHRRGKVMRKLAANDPEVNEEWICDKGRFAFRYAQQRDRLETPLVRNPEGDLVPASWPEALEIAAQGLLASRGRTGVLTGGRLTIEDAYAYSKFARVALDTNDIDFRARVHSGEEADFLAARIAGHGRDLDGTGVTYTALEKAPAVLLVGFEAEEEAPGVFLRLRKAWRKHGQKVFSLATYATRGLTKAGGTLLPAAPGTETEWLDALASGVGLEDGGAQAAEALRTEGAVLVVGERLAAVEGGLTAAVRAASATGAQLVWIPRRAGERGAVEAGALPSLLPGGRPATDPRAREEVAAVWGVADLPHRYGRDTTQIVEAAATGELQALLVAGVEVADLPDPARAREALGEVGFLVSLELRPSEVTELADVVLPVAAVAEKAGTFLNWEGRVRFFEAALKPDQMTRRLAPADARVLQMLADAMDVHLGLPDLRTVRGEIDRLGAWDGPRATEPLETGAQLPRPAAGEAVLAGHRLLLDQGRLQEGDEALAGTRHAAHARVSAATAAEAGVKDGDVLAVTGSSGVVELPLQVTEMPDRVVWLPLNSVGGGVASDAGVLPGSLVRIGPATLDAEAPKEVEA; from the coding sequence ATGACCGTGACCACCAACGCTCCCTCGGGAGGGGGAGAGGCGGCGGTCCCGCCGGAGGATCTCGTCTCGCTGACCATCGACGGCGCCGAGATCAGCGTGCCCAAGGGCACCCTGGTCATCCGGGCCGCCGAACAGCTCGGCATCGAGATCCCGCGCTTCTGCGACCACCCCCTGCTCGACCCGGCCGGCGCCTGCCGCCAGTGCATCGTCGAGGTCGAGGGCCAGCGCAAGCCGATGGCCTCCTGCACCATCACCTGCACCGACGGCATGGTGGTGAAGACCCACCTCACCTCGCCGGCCGCCGAGAAGGCCCAGCACGGTGTGATGGAGCTGCTCCTCATCAACCACCCGCTGGACTGCCCGGTCTGCGACAAGGGCGGCGAGTGCCCGCTCCAGAACCAGGCCATGTCCCACGGCCAGTCCGAGTCACGCTTCGAGGGCAAGAAGCGGACGTACGAGAAGCCCGTCCCGATCTCCACGCAGGTGCTGCTCGACCGTGAGCGGTGCGTGCTGTGCGCCCGCTGCACCCGCTTCTCCAACCAGGTCGCGGGCGACCCGATGATCGAACTGGTCGAGCGGGGCGCGCTCCAGCAGGTCGGTACCGGCGAGGGCGACCCCTTCGAGTCGTACTTCTCGGGCAACACCATCCAGATCTGCCCGGTCGGCGCGCTCACCTCGGCGGCGTACCGCTTCCGCTCCCGCCCCTTCGACCTGGTCTCCTCCCCGAGCGTGTGCGAGCACTGCTCCGGCGGCTGCGCCACCCGCACCGACCACCGGCGCGGCAAGGTCATGCGCAAGCTCGCGGCCAACGACCCCGAGGTCAACGAGGAGTGGATCTGCGACAAGGGGCGGTTCGCCTTCCGGTACGCGCAGCAGCGCGACCGGCTGGAGACGCCCCTGGTGCGCAATCCCGAGGGTGATCTCGTCCCGGCCTCCTGGCCCGAGGCGCTGGAGATCGCCGCGCAGGGGCTGCTCGCCTCGCGCGGCCGGACCGGCGTGCTGACCGGCGGCCGGCTCACGATCGAGGACGCCTACGCGTACAGCAAGTTCGCGCGCGTGGCGCTCGACACCAACGACATCGACTTCCGCGCGCGCGTGCACAGCGGCGAGGAGGCCGACTTCCTCGCCGCGCGGATCGCCGGACACGGCCGAGACCTCGACGGTACGGGCGTCACGTACACCGCGCTGGAGAAGGCACCCGCCGTCCTGCTGGTCGGGTTCGAGGCCGAGGAGGAGGCGCCCGGCGTTTTCCTGCGGCTGCGCAAGGCCTGGCGCAAGCACGGACAGAAGGTCTTCTCGCTCGCCACGTACGCCACGCGCGGCCTGACGAAGGCCGGCGGCACGCTGCTGCCGGCGGCTCCCGGCACCGAGACCGAGTGGCTGGACGCGCTCGCGAGCGGCGTCGGCCTGGAGGACGGTGGTGCGCAGGCCGCCGAGGCGCTGCGCACCGAGGGCGCGGTGCTCGTCGTCGGCGAGCGGCTGGCCGCCGTCGAGGGCGGCCTGACGGCCGCTGTACGGGCCGCGTCCGCGACCGGCGCGCAGCTGGTGTGGATCCCGCGCAGGGCGGGGGAGCGCGGTGCCGTCGAGGCGGGCGCCCTGCCTTCGCTGCTGCCGGGCGGCCGTCCGGCCACCGACCCGCGCGCGCGTGAGGAGGTCGCCGCCGTCTGGGGTGTCGCGGATCTGCCGCACCGCTACGGCCGTGACACCACGCAGATCGTCGAGGCCGCCGCCACCGGGGAGCTCCAGGCGCTGCTCGTCGCGGGAGTGGAGGTCGCCGACCTGCCCGACCCGGCACGCGCGCGTGAGGCGCTCGGCGAGGTCGGCTTCCTGGTCTCGCTGGAGCTGCGGCCCAGCGAGGTCACCGAGCTCGCGGACGTCGTCCTGCCGGTCGCCGCGGTCGCCGAGAAGGCCGGCACCTTCCTCAACTGGGAAGGCCGGGTGCGCTTCTTCGAGGCCGCGCTCAAGCCCGACCAGATGACCCGCCGTCTCGCCCCCGCCGACGCGCGCGTGCTCCAGATGCTGGCCGACGCCATGGACGTACACCTGGGTCTGCCGGATCTGCGCACCGTGCGCGGCGAGATCGACCGGCTCGGCGCCTGGGACGGACCCCGGGCCACCGAACCGCTGGAGACCGGCGCCCAGTTGCCGAGGCCCGCCGCCGGAGAGGCCGTCCTGGCCGGACACCGGCTGCTGCTCGACCAGGGCCGGCTCCAGGAGGGCGACGAGGCGCTCGCGGGCACCCGGCACGCCGCCCACGCGCGCGTGTCGGCCGCGACCGCGGCCGAGGCCGGTGTCAAGGACGGTGACGTCCTGGCCGTGACCGGTTCCTCCGGAGTCGTCGAACTCCCGCTCCAGGTCACCGAGATGCCCGACCGTGTGGTCTGGCTGCCGCTGAACTCCGTGGGCGGGGGCGTCGCCTCCGACGCCGGTGTGCTGCCCGGATCTCTCGTCCGCATCGGCCCGGCGACGCTCGACGCCGAAGCCCCCAAGGAGGTGGAGGCATGA